CGCGGCGGCGATGCGCGAGGTCGATCGACGGGCGATCGAAGAGCTCGGGGTTCCGTCGCTCGTGCTGATGGAGAACGCCGCGCTCGGGGTCGTCGAGGCGCTCGCCGAGCGTTTCCCGCGCGCCGAGCGCGTGGCGATCGTCTGCGGGCCGGGCAACAACGGCGGCGACGGTCTGGCGATCGCGCGTCATCTCGCCTGTCGCGGCTACGAGCCGATCGTGCGGCTGCACGACTTCGGCCGCCCGCTCACGGCCGACGCCGCAGTCCAGCTCGCCGTGGTGGAGAAGATGGGCATCGCGCTCGAGCGAGCCGCTGGCGACGTGGGGATCCGCGAGACGGTGACGATCGTCGCCGGATGCGACCTGCTGGTCGACGCCCTGTTCGGCACCGGCCTGTCGCGACCGCTTGCCGGCGAGGCGGCGGCGCTCGTCGAGGCGCTCGACGCCTTGCGCGTTCCCCGTCTGGCGGTCGATCTGCCGAGCGGCCTCGACGGGGATCGCGGAGATCGGGTCGGGCCGACGCTCCGGGCCGACGTGACGGTGGCGCTGGCGGCGCCGAAGGTGGCGCACGTCCTCGCGCCGGCCTCCCGCCTCGTCGGCGAGTTGGCGGTCGCCGAGCTGGGAATCCCCGCTTGGCTGATCGACGAGGCGCCCGGCGGGCTCGGGCTGCTGCTCGGCGAGGAGCTGGCCGGCTGGCTGCCGGTGCGCGAGGCCGACAGTCACAAGGGAAGCTACGGGCACCTGCTGATCGTTGCCGGCTCGCCGGGCAAGGCCGGCGCGGCGATCCTCGCGGCGCGCGCCGCCGTTCGTGGGGGCGCGGGCCTGGTGACGGTCGCCTGTCCGGCGCCGATCGCGCCGCTGGTCGACCTCGGATCGCTCGAGTCGATGACTCTCGCGCTGCCCGTCACCTCGGCGGGTGGCCTCTCGCTGGCTGCCGTCGACGAACTCGTCGACGCGGCCCATCGCCGCACGGCCGTGGCGCTCGGCCCCGGCCTGGGTGACGACGCCGAGACCTTCGAGGCGGTGCGCCGTGCGGTGCTCGCCATCGATCGCCCGCTGGTCCTCGATGCCGACGGCTTGAACGCCTGGGCTGGCCGGCCGCGAGATCTGGTCGGCCGGCGTGCGCCCACCGTGCTGACGCCGCATCCGGGAGAGCTTGCTCGGCTGCTCGGCTGTCCGACCGCCGAGGTCGCCGCCGATCGCCTCGCCGCTGCGCGGCGAGCCGCCGAGCTCACCCAGGCGGTGGTGGTGCTCAAGGGGCACCAGACGGTGGTCGCGACGCCGGACGGGGAGCAGCATCTGAACACCACCGGCAATCCCGCGATGGCGAGCGGCGGCAGTGGCGACGTCCTGACCGGCCTGACCGGGGCGCTGCTCGCCCAGGGGCTGGAGGCCGCGACGGCGGCCGATCTCGCGGTACACTTGCACGGGCTCGCTGGGGATCTGGCTGCAGCGGAGCTTGGCGGCGTCGCGGTTCCGGCCGCCGAGCTCGCCGAGCGGTTGCCGGCCGCCATGACCCGCCTGACCACTCTCGAATGAGGATCTGGCAAAGCCGCTCGGCGGCGGAGACGCGCGAGATCGGACGGCGGCTTTCCTCCGAGCTCGCTCCCGACGGCTGCCTGCTCCTCAAGGGGCCGCTCGGGGCGGGAAAGACCGTGTTGGTGCAGGGGCTCGCCGCGGGATTGGGATTCGACCCGGCCGAGGTGCAGTCGCCCACCTACACGCTGGTACGAGTGCACGAGGGACCGGGCGGACGCCTGCTGCACTTCGACCTCTATCGGCTGAGCCCGGACGAGGTCGTCGCCGAGGGTTTCGAGGAGCTGCTGGCCGGTCCCGGAGTGAAGGCGGTCGAGTGGGCCGAACGTCTGCCGTTTCCCGTGCCGCGTGCGCTGCGGCTCGAGCTTGCGGCGGAAGCGGGGGAGGCCGGGCGGACGATCCGCGAGCGGACGGCCGAGCCGGCACGGACATCGGTGCCCCAGGGCACGACGAGTTGACGGAGGAGCGCGATGGAGATCAAGAAGGTCGGAGTCCTCGGCTGTGGCCTGATGGGTTCGGGGATCGCCGAGGTGTGCGCCAAGGCGGGGCTGTCGACGGTGGTGCGAGAGGTGGAGACGGGCCTGCTGGAGAAGGGGCTCGGCCGGATCCGCGGCTCGCTCGCCAAGGCGGTGGAGAAGGGCAAGCTCGACGCGGCGGAACGTGACGCCGTCCTCGGGAGGATCGCCGGCACGACCGAGGTCGCGGCCCTTGCCGACTGCGATCTGGTCATCGAAGCGATCGTCGAGAGCCTCGACGAGAAGAAGCGGACCTTCGCTGCGCTCGACGCCGCCGTGAAGGGGGAGGCGATCTTCGCCAGCAACACCTCGTCGCTGACCATCACCCAGATCGCCATGTCGACGCGCCGTCCGGAGCGCTTCGTCGGCCTGCACTTCTTCAACCCGGTGCCGGTGATGAAGCTGGTCGAAGTGGTCCGCACGCTGCTCTCCGACGAGGGCGTCCTCGCCGATGTCAACGCCTTCGCCCGCGGCCTCGGCAAGACGCCGGTGCAGTGCAAGGACAACTCGGGCTTCATCGTCAACCGGCTGCTGGTGCCCTACCTGCTCGACGCGATCCGCGCCCTCGAGGAGGGCGTGGGGACGATCGAAGACATCGACGAGGGGATGAAGCTCGGCTGCGGCTATCCGATGGGGCCGTTCACCCTGCTCGACTTCGTCGGACTGGACACGACCTACTTCATCGCCAACATCATGTTCGAGGAGTATCGCGAGCGACGCTTCGCGCCGCCGCCGCTGCTCAAGCAGATGGTGCAGGCCGGGCGGCTGGGCCGCAAGAGCGGTCGCGGTTTCTACAACTACGCGAAGTGACGCGACCTTGAGCGAACCGACCGAGATCCCGTCGCTCCTGGCGGCGGAAGGCGACCGGACGACGCTGAGCCTCGCCGTCGAGGGGCTGGAGGCGCTCTTCGGTGTCCGCGACGAGAACCTGCGCCGGCTCGAGACGGCCTTCGGCGTGCGTGTCGCCGCCCGCGGCGAGCAGCTGCTCGTCGAAGGCGACGAACGCGGGAGACAGACGGTCACCAGTCTGGTCGAGCAGCTCGGGCTGCTGGTCGGCCGGGGCTACCGGTTGCGCGCCGAGGACGTCGCCACGGCCGTGCGGGTGCTCGCCAGCGATCCGGAAGCCTCGCTCGTCGACTTCTTCGTCGCCGAGGGGCTGATGGCCTCGGTGCGCCGGCTGGTGCAGCCGCGGACGCTCAAGCAGCAGCTCTACGTCAAGGCCATGCTCGACCACGACATGGTCATCTCGATCGGTCCGGCGGGAACCGGCAAGACCTACCTCGCCGTCGCCGTCGCGGCGGCGGCGCTCGCCGAGAAGAAGATCCGGCGCCTCATCCTCACTCGTCCGGCCGTCGAGGCGGGCGAGCGGCTCGGTTTCCTGCCCGGCGACCTCGCCGAGAAGGTGAACCCCTACCTGCGTCCGCTCTACGACGCGCTCTACGACATCGTCGGCTTCGAGAAGGTCGGGCGCATGCTCGAGCGCGGGGCGATCGAGGTCGCGCCGCTCGCCTTCATGCGCGGCCGGACGCTCAACGACAGCTTCATCATCCTCGACGAGGCGCAGAACACCACGACCGAGCAGATGAAGATGTTCCTGACCCGCATCGGTTTCAACTCGAAGGCGGTGATCAACGGCGACGTCACGCAGGTCGACCTGCCGCGCGCCACGACCTCCGGTCTGCGCGAGGCGCAGGAGGTGCTCTCCGGCGTCGACGGGATCAAGTTCATCCACTTCGACGACCGCGACGTGGTGCGTCACCCGCTGGTGCAGAAGATCATCCTCGCCTACGACCGCCGCGACCGGTCGATCGAGGCGAAGGCCAACGGCGAGGCCGGCTGAGGGCGATTGCCGATGTCCGCTCCGCCGACCGCTGCGGCGCCCCACGAGCTGTCCGTCCTCGCCCCGTCGCGATTCCCCGAGGTGAAGGGCGCCGCCTTGCGACCGTGGCTCGGCGCGCTGCTCGCCGAGCTCGCTCCGGACGGCGGGTCGTTCGCCGTACGCTTCTCCGGGGATCGCACGCTGCGACGGATGAACCGCGACTTCCGCGGCAAGGACCGGCCGACGGACGTCCTCTCGTTTCCCGGCGAGGCCGGGCCGGACGGGCGCCATCTCGGCGACGTGGTGATCTCGGTCGAGACGGCCCGGCGCCAGGCCGCCGAGCTCGGGCATCCGGTGGAGCAGGAGTTGCGGATCCTCTGCCTCCACGGACTGCTGCACTGTCTCGGATACGACCACGAAACCGACGACGGCACGATGGACCGTCTCGAGCGGCGGTTGCGCCGACGGTGGCTCGACCGATGAGCGACCTCGGCGTGCTCGGACCGGCTGCCTGGGCGGCAGCGCTGCTCCTGCCGCTCCTGCCGTTGCTCTTCGTGCTCTCGGCGCTCGTCGAGCGGTCGGGGCCGATCCGCCTGCGTCATTGGGTCGAAGGCGCCGGCGGCGAGCTGCGCCGACTCTACGAGAGCGGCCCGCGATTCGAGGCGTTCCGCTACCTCTTGAACCTCGTCGCCAAGGTCCTGCCGATCGGTCTCTTCGTGGCGGTCGAGACCCTGGCGCGCGGTCTGGGGGCGAGTCGCGGCTGGCTCTGGGCGCTCGGTGTCGTCGCCGCCATGCTGGCCGCCACCGAGCTCGGCAGCCGCTCGCTGTTGCTGCGCGGGCCGGAGGAGGCGCTGCGTCGCCTGACCTGGCTCTATCGTTTCTTCCGGCTGCTGTTCTCGCCGCTGGTGCCCGTCCTGGCGCCGGTGATGGCGCGGCGACAGCTGGAGGTCGAAACGGACGAGGCGGAGGACGCCGCCTCGGAGGAAGAGATCGAGGCGTTCATCGACGTCGGCACCCGCGAGGGGATTCTCGACCCGGAGGAGCGCGAGCTCGTCTGGGGGGTCGTCGATTTCGGCGAGACGCAGGTGCGCAGCGTGATGACGCCGCGCATCGACATGGTCTGCGCCCCGGCTGGCGAGACGCTCGAGACGCTGGCCACCCGCTTCGTCGAGTCCTCCCACTCGCGCATTCCGATCTACCGCGACTCGATCGACACGATCGTCGGCATCCTGCACATCCGCGACGTGCTCGCCGGGCTGTCGACGAAGCCCCCCGGCGACCCGCTGGCGCTGGCGCAGGCGCCCCTCTTCGTGCCCGAGACGAAGCGGCTCGACGAGCTGCTGCGCGAGCTACAGGCACGCCGGCAGCAGATGGCCATCGTCGTCGACGAGTTCGGCGGTACCGCGGGGCTGGTCACCGTCGAGGACCTGATCGAGGAGATCGTCGGGGAGATCGCCGACGAGCACGACGTCGAGGAGCCGGAGAACCGGGCGTTGCCCGACGGGAGCCTCCTGCTCGACGGGCGAGCGCACATCGAGCGCCTCGAGGAGGAGTTCGACGTGCGCTTCGAGGATCCGGCCTTCGAGACGGTCGGCGGGCTGGTGTCGAGCGCGCTCGGCTACCTGCCGCAGGCGGGGGAGTCGGTGACGACGCACGGGTTGCTGCTGACGGTCGAACGCGCCGACGACCGACGGGTCCTCGCCGTGCGCGTCCAGCGTGCTCCGGATGCGAGCGAGGTGGACGATGCCTAGGTGCGGCCGGGTGGCGCTCGTCGGCCGGCCGAATGCCGGCAAGTCGACCCTGATGAACCGGCTCCTCGGCGAGAAGCTGGCGATCGTCTCGGACAAGCCGCAGACGACCCGCCAGCGCATCGTCGGGTTGCTGTCGGAGGAGCGCGGGCAGATCGTCTTCCTCGATACCCCGGGCGTGCACCGGCCGCTGCACCGCATGAACCGGCTCATGGTGCGCGAGGCCGAGGCGGCGCTCGCCGAATGCGACGTGCTCTGCCTGCTCGTCGACGCCAGCCTGCCGTTCGGCAAGGGCGACGCCTTCATGCTCGACCTCGTCGGCCGGGCGACGGCCCCGCGGCTGCTCCTGCTCAACAAGATCGATCTCGTGGCCAAACCGAAGCTGCTGCCGATGATGGGCCGCTACGGGATCGGTGGGCGCTTCACCGAGATCGTGCCGGTCTCCGGCAAGACGGGTGACGGCTGCGAGCCGCTGCTCGCCGCGCTGTTCCGCCACCTCCCGGAGGGCGAGCCGCTCCACGACCCCGAGCTGCTGACCCTTCACCCCGAGCGATTCCTGGTCATCGAGCGGATTCGCGAGAAGGTGCTCGAGGCGACGCGCGACGAGCTGCCGTTCACCACCGCCGTGTTGCTCGAGAAGTGGGAGGAGGTCGAGCCGGCGCCGGGACTGCTGCGCCTGCACGTCTCCGTGCTGGTCGAGCGCGACAGTCAGAAGGGCATCCTCGTCGGCAAGGGCGGCGCGACGGTCAAGGCGATCGGCACGGCGGCGCGTCTCGACCTCGAGGAGTTCCTCGAGCGGCGGGTCTACCTGGCGCTGAACGTCCGGCACGAGCCGGACTGGCGGGAGGACGAGAGCCTGCTCGCCGAGCTCTCGCGCGACGGCGAGCTGCGCTGAAGCGCCGGCGCGCTCGCGCCTGCGTGCTACCATCCCCGGCGCCATGGACGGGCCCCGTCTCAACGAACGCCGCTCCGAGGTCCTCGTCGAGACGCTGCGCAAGTTCCTGCAGCGCGACGCGCGGGCGAACATCTCGAAGCTCCTCGGGCGGATCCGACCCGCCGACGTCGCCGGGCTGCTGCGCTCGCTCGGGCGCGACGAGCAGCTCGAGGTCTTCCGCATCCTCACGCACGACTTCCCGGAAGGGGCCGGCGAAGCGCTCACCGAGATGGAGCCGCCGCAGCGGCTGGCGCTGCTCGAACGGTTGGAGGCCGAAGAGATCGCCGCGGTGCTCGAGCGGCTGGCGGTCGACGACGCCGTCTTCCTCGTCGAGTCGCTGCCCGAGGAGCTCCACGTCAAGGTCCTGTCGCTCGTCGACCTGCGCAACCTGACGGACGTCCAGACCCACCTCGCCTATCGCGACGACACCGCCGGGCGCATCATGTCGCTCGAGTACTTCGCGCTGCCCGAGACGGCGACGGCGCGCGAGGCGATCGCCGCGATCCAGGAGCAGAGCGACGCCGAGATGATCTTCTATCTCTACGTCGTCGACGGCGAGGGTCACCTCGTCGGCGTGACCTCGCTGCGGCAGCTCCTGCTCTCCTCGCCCGATCGCACCCTCTCGTCGTTCATGACGCGGGCGACGATCAAGGTGCACACCGACACCGACCAGGAGGAGGTCGCCCAGCTCGCGGCGCGCTACGACCTGCTCGCCATCCCGGTCACCGATGACGGCAACCACCTGGTGGGCATCGTCACCGTCGACGACATCGTCGACGTGGTCAAGGAGGAGGCCACCGAGGATCTGCTGAAGATGGCGGGGACCTCGGAAGAAGAGCTGCTCTACGAGCGGCGATCGCTGCGCATCGCGCGCCTGCGCCTGCCCTCGGTGCTCGTCTCGATGGTCGGGCTGCTCGTCACCGGGCTGCTGCTGCAGAACTTCCAGGCGGAGATGGGGAAGGCGCTCTTCCTCCTCGCCTTCGTCCCGGTGGTCATGGGGCTCGGCGGCTCGATCGGTGGCCAGGCCTCGACGGTGACCGTACGCGGGCTCGCCTCCGGGCGGATCGGCCGCGACGACCGCCCGATCCGCACCTTCCTCGGCCAGCAGCTGCGGGTGGGGGCGATCCTCGGTGCCGCCTGCGCCGCGCTCGTCGGCGTCGCGGCCGGAGCGATGACGGCGAACGTCGCCGCCGGCCTGACGGTGGGCGGGGCGGTCTTCGTCGCCCTTGTCGTGGCGGCGATCGCCGGCGCGGTCGTGCCGTTGTCCTTCCAGAAGCTGGGGATCGACCCGGCGGTGGCCTCCGGCCCGCTGCTGTCGACCGTCACCGACATCACCGGGATCCTGATCTACTACGGTCTCGCCGCCTGGCTGCTGCTGCGGCTCGGAGGGTAGGCTCTCGGGCCGCCGGCGATGCGCTTCCACCAGGCCGAGGCGCTGTTGCTCGACGTCGCGTCGCTCGGCGACGCCGATCGGGTGGTGACCTTCCTGACCCGCGACCGCGGGCGCAAGCGAGGGGTTGCACGGGGGGCGCGCCGCCGGTACAGTCGCCATGCCGGCCAGTTGCAGCTCCTCTCCAAGGCGGATGTCCAGTGGCTCGAGAAGGAGGGGCGCGAGCTCGCCCGGCTGACGCGAGTCGAGCTGATCCGTCCCGCCGACCGGCTCTTCGGCGATCTCGAAGGGATCCTGGTGGCGAGCGTGCTGGCAGAGAGCGCCGGCGTCTTCTCGCCCGAGGACGAGTCGAGCGAGCTCGTCTACCGGCTGCTCGACTCGACGATCGAGGCGCTGCTCGGTGGGGTCGACCGCTGGCTCGCCCTGCGCTATTTCGAGAGCTGGGTGCTGCGGCTCTCGGGGATCTTCCCGGCGCCGGAGCGCTGTCCGTCCTGCGGCCGCGAGATCGTCGAGCTCGCCATGCTCTCGGGCGGCGGCGAGTCGTTGCTCTGCGGCGACTGCGGTCGCGCCGAGGCGGGCAGCAGGCGGGTCGGGGCGGCGGCCCTCGAGTTCCTCCGCCGGATCGGCCACGAGCCGTTGCGGCGGATGGGTGCCGAACCGCCGACGGCAGAGGCTCTCGCCGAGGTCGGCCGGGTGGCCGGAGCGGTGCGACGCGGGTTCCTGCAGCACGAGTTGAAGAGCGTTCTCGTCCTCGAGCGGACCTTGGGCGAGGACTGAAGGAGAGAGAGGGATGAAGACATTCCAGGAGCTGATCCTCGCCCTGTCGAAGTTCTGGGCGGATGCCGGCTGCGTGCTGCAGCAGCCATACGACCTCGAGGTCGGTGCCGGCACCATGGCACCCGATACCTTCCTGCGCGTGCTCGGCCCCGAGCCCTGGCGCGTGGCCTACGTCCAGCCGTCGCGGCGTCCGGCGGACGGCCGCTACGGCGACAACCCGTTCCGCCTCTACAAGCACAACCAGTTCCAGGTCATCCTCAAGCCGTCCCCCGCCGACGTGCAAGCGCTCTACGTGCGCAGCCTCGAGGCGATGGGGATCGATCTCGCGGTGCACGACCTGCGATTCGAGGAGGACAACTGGGAGGCGCCGACGCTCGGCGCCTGGGGCGTCGGCTGGCAGGTCATGCTCGACGGCATGGAGATCACCCAGTTCACCTACTTCCAGCAAGCGGGCGGGCTCGATCTCGCGCCGATCTCCTGCGAGATCACCTACGGGCTCGAACGGATCACGATGTTCCTCTCGCTCGAGAAGAGCATCTACGACATCGCCTGGGTGCCGGACGGACCGACCTACCGGCAGGTTCGCCACCAGGACGAGCTCGAGATGTCGACCTACTACTTCGAGATCGCCGACGTGGCCTTCCTGCAACAGCAGTTCGACGGCCAGGAGCGTGAGGCGAGGCGCTGCCTCGAGGCCGGTCTGGTCCTGCCGGCCTACGAGTGCGCGCTCAAGTGCTCGCATCTCTTCAACGTGCTCGACGCGCGCGGCGCCGTTTCGGTCACGCAGCGGGTCGGCTTGATGAAGCGGGTCCGCGACCTCGCGGTGACCTGCGCCCAGGAGTACCTGGCGAGCCGGGAGCGCCTCGGCTTCCCGCTGCTCGCCCCGGCTCGGCCGATGGCGGCGACTCCGGCCGTGGCGGCCGGAGAGGAGGTGCGCGATGGCGCGCGGTGAGTATCTGCTGGAAGTCCGCGCCGAGGAGATCCCGGCGCGCATGCTGCCGCCGGCGATCAAGGAGCTGACGACGCGGCTGTTCGAGGACCTGATGGCGCGGCGCGTGCCGCCGAAGGAGGTCGAGGCGACCTTCACGCCGCGCCGGCTGGTGCTCTTTCTTCACGGATTGCCGGAACGCGAGCCGGATCGCCGCGACGAGGTCCAGGGGCCGCCGGCGAGCGTCGCCTTCGGCGCCGACGGCGCCCCGACGCCGGCCGGGCTCGGCTTCGCCAAGCGCTGTGGCGTCGCGCCCGAGGCGCTCGAGCGGCGAGCCACCGAGAAGGGTGAGTACGTCGTCGCGGTGCGCGAGATCGCCGGGGTTTCGGTGCGTGAGCTGCTGGCCGAGCTGGTGCCGAAGGCGCTCGCCGCGATCTCGTGGGCCAAGACGATGAAGTGGGGCACGGGCACCGGCCCGTGGGTGCGGCCGGTGCACGGCATCGTCTCGGTCCTGCACGGAGAGGTCGTGCCGTTCGAGCTCTTCGGCGTGGCCGCCGGAGACACCACGATCGGCCATGCGATCCTCTCGCCACGGCCGTTCCGCGTGCGCAGCGTGCGCGACTACCTCGGCAAGCTCGAACGCCGCGGCGTCGTCGTGCGGCACGCCGAGCGCGCCGAACGGCTCCTCGCCGGGATGCGCGCCCGCGCGGCGGCGGCCGGCGGCGTGCTGGTCGAGGATCCGGGCCTGCTCGACAAGCTCTCGGCGATCTGCGAGGCGCCCGGGGTGCTCGAGGGGAGCTTCGACCCGCGCCTGCTGGCGCTGCCGCGCGAAGTGCTGATCACCAGCCTGCGCGACCACCAGAGCGCCTTCACCGTCGAGCGCGAGGGCGAGCTGCTGCCGCTCTTCCTCACCGTGATGGACCGCGCCGACGACCCGATCGGTCGCGTGCGCGGCGGCAACGAGTGGGTCGTCGCCGCACGCCTCGCCGACGCCGAGTTCTTCTTCCAGAAGGATCGGGCGACACCGCTCGCCGCCCGGCGAGAGGCGCTGGCGCACCTCACCTTCCAGGAGAAGCTCGGCAGCTATCTTGCCAAGAGCGAGCGTCTCGAGCGCCTCGCCGGCGCGCTGGCTGAGGCGCTCGGCTGGAGCGCGGAGCGGGCCGACGCCGTCGAGGCGGCGGGGTTGGTCAAAGCCGACCTGGCGAGCGAGATGGTCAAGGAGTTCACCTCGCTGCAGGGAGTGATGGGCGGCATCTACGCCCGCCTCGAGGGGCGGCGCGAGGCGGTCTGGCAGGCGATCTACGACCAGTACCTGCCGGCCGCGGCGGACGATGCGATCCCCCGCGGTCGCGCCGGCCAGCTCGCCGGCCTCGCCGACCGTCTCGATACCCTCCTCGGCATGTTCGGCCTCGGGCTGATCCCTTCGGGCAGCCGCGATCCGTTCGGCCTGCGACGGGCGGCGCAGGGGGTGGTTCGCACGCTGCTCGAGGGTGGGATCGACCTCGACCTGCGCGCCGCCTGCGAGCTCGCCCTGCGCCAGTACGGCGAGACGCTCCCCGCGCAGGCCGCCGAGCGGATTCCGACGCTCATCGCCTTCCTCGAGGAGCGCGTGCGCTATCTGCTCGGCCTCGAGGGCTTCGCCTACGACGAGATCGAGGCGGGGCTCAAGGCGGGGTGGCGCAGCCTGCCGGACCTGCGGCGGCGCGTCGCGGCGCTCCATGCGTCGCGCGAGCGGCCGGGGTTCGTCCAGGTGGTGCTGGCGGCCAAGCGGATCGCCAACATCGTCAAGGGAACGGAGAGCACGGCGCTCTCGCCCGAGCGGCTGGCCGAAGGCGCCGAGCGCGATCTGTACGTCGCCTCGGCGGAGCTCGCCGCCGGGCTCGACGCCGACCTCGGGCGGGGCGACTACGAGCCGTCGCTCTCGCGCATCGCCGACCTTGCCGGCGTCCTCGACCGCTTCTTCGTCGACATCCTGGTGATGGACCCGGACCCGGCGGTGCGCGCCAACCGTCTCGCCCTGCTGCGCGACGTCGGCGCCCAACTCGGCCGCGTCGCCGCTCTCACCGAGATGGTGGTGGACAAGAGCGAGCTCAAGGAGCGCTGAGACGCCGAGCCGCGGCGCGCGAGAGTCACTCTCCCGCGCCGCGGCGATGGCTCCAGCGGGCGAGGCCGCCGGTCTCGAAGGGCTCGTTGAAGATCTCCGCGGGCAGGGTGGCGCAACCGTTCCACCAGCAGGGCTGGCTCGCGACGAACTGCTCGAGCGCCTGGTACTTGAACGACTCGCCGTGCGGCTGGTCCTGGTACTCGAGGGCGCCCGCGCGGCCGGGTCGCCACTGCGAGACGTTC
This genomic window from Holophagales bacterium contains:
- a CDS encoding glycine--tRNA ligase subunit beta, yielding MARGEYLLEVRAEEIPARMLPPAIKELTTRLFEDLMARRVPPKEVEATFTPRRLVLFLHGLPEREPDRRDEVQGPPASVAFGADGAPTPAGLGFAKRCGVAPEALERRATEKGEYVVAVREIAGVSVRELLAELVPKALAAISWAKTMKWGTGTGPWVRPVHGIVSVLHGEVVPFELFGVAAGDTTIGHAILSPRPFRVRSVRDYLGKLERRGVVVRHAERAERLLAGMRARAAAAGGVLVEDPGLLDKLSAICEAPGVLEGSFDPRLLALPREVLITSLRDHQSAFTVEREGELLPLFLTVMDRADDPIGRVRGGNEWVVAARLADAEFFFQKDRATPLAARREALAHLTFQEKLGSYLAKSERLERLAGALAEALGWSAERADAVEAAGLVKADLASEMVKEFTSLQGVMGGIYARLEGRREAVWQAIYDQYLPAAADDAIPRGRAGQLAGLADRLDTLLGMFGLGLIPSGSRDPFGLRRAAQGVVRTLLEGGIDLDLRAACELALRQYGETLPAQAAERIPTLIAFLEERVRYLLGLEGFAYDEIEAGLKAGWRSLPDLRRRVAALHASRERPGFVQVVLAAKRIANIVKGTESTALSPERLAEGAERDLYVASAELAAGLDADLGRGDYEPSLSRIADLAGVLDRFFVDILVMDPDPAVRANRLALLRDVGAQLGRVAALTEMVVDKSELKER